One genomic window of Gemmatimonadales bacterium includes the following:
- a CDS encoding tetratricopeptide repeat protein, giving the protein MQRSSPLPPIRRFTLQLGAVLVLASIAFAPALTAPFVFDDQNAVQRNSSIQHLWPLSGPLSPSPHTATSGRPVANLSLAIDQAIGAVVGVGGSNATVVFHVTNLLLHLATALLLFGIIRRTLQSARLAERWRARADGLALAITAAWIIHPLQTDAVDYITQRTELLMGFCFIATVYASIRAWEAHDHRWYVVGVIACALGMGSKEVMIAAPLVVVLYDRAFRLDAWHDLTAPLLRNRRRFYACLAATWGILIALQLGQPRGAWAGLRAPISWLAYLTSQGWIITRYLGLAIWPARLTIDYGSRPITGGTAVPGLVVIAILLVATIVTWFRADRLKPLAFLGVWFLAILAPSSSIVPIATEIGAERRMYLPLAAVIVLLVIGAVALTDWIRDRKQSTVTLPAIAPACGAIAVVALAACTFRRSETWRQPEELWRGATVVFRNNARAWYNLGVAIAERNVARADEADADYRHALALDSTYADATLRVAANDFVHRRYGDADSILGHYPRGFGNDTLLVALSGAFLASGDTTAALISLRRAASMEPRVETLLALGQLDLMVRRTDDAIIAFQQAAAVDPSRDDLLGLIGGLLLQEHQALRAVPVLEELTRRQPGAGSAHALLSLAYADAGRVADAMQEAEKGVALGDHDERVLFFAARAMLDAHSLDSASAYLGRAIALNGNDADVLAAEGDLALARHQNAAAINWFERALAIDPSNAEAIAGLRRAH; this is encoded by the coding sequence ATGCAGCGATCTTCGCCACTGCCCCCTATTCGGCGTTTCACGCTTCAACTCGGCGCCGTCCTCGTCCTCGCGTCGATCGCGTTCGCTCCCGCGCTCACCGCGCCCTTTGTCTTCGACGACCAGAATGCCGTCCAGCGCAACTCGAGCATTCAGCATCTCTGGCCGCTCAGCGGTCCGCTGTCACCGTCGCCTCACACCGCGACAAGCGGCCGGCCGGTCGCCAACCTGTCGCTCGCCATCGATCAGGCGATCGGCGCCGTCGTCGGAGTTGGCGGAAGCAACGCCACTGTCGTCTTCCATGTCACGAATCTGCTCCTTCATCTTGCGACGGCGCTGCTCCTCTTCGGCATCATCCGCCGCACGTTGCAGAGCGCCCGCCTGGCAGAACGCTGGCGCGCTCGCGCTGATGGGCTCGCGCTGGCGATCACGGCGGCGTGGATCATCCATCCGCTGCAGACCGATGCCGTCGACTATATCACGCAGCGGACCGAACTCCTGATGGGGTTCTGTTTCATCGCGACGGTCTACGCATCGATTCGAGCCTGGGAGGCCCACGACCACCGCTGGTATGTCGTCGGCGTCATCGCCTGCGCGCTCGGAATGGGATCGAAAGAGGTGATGATCGCCGCACCACTCGTCGTCGTCCTCTACGACCGCGCATTCCGCCTCGACGCCTGGCATGACCTGACCGCCCCATTGCTCCGCAACCGGCGCCGGTTCTACGCCTGTCTCGCAGCGACGTGGGGAATCCTCATTGCGCTTCAACTTGGGCAACCACGAGGCGCCTGGGCGGGACTTCGCGCGCCGATCTCATGGCTCGCGTATCTGACGTCTCAGGGGTGGATCATCACCCGTTATCTGGGGCTGGCGATCTGGCCGGCTCGACTGACCATCGATTACGGATCCCGGCCGATCACCGGCGGGACCGCCGTCCCGGGGCTCGTGGTCATCGCGATCCTCCTCGTCGCCACCATCGTCACATGGTTTCGCGCCGATCGACTGAAGCCGCTCGCATTCCTCGGCGTCTGGTTCTTAGCGATCCTCGCTCCCTCATCGAGCATCGTGCCGATCGCCACGGAGATCGGTGCCGAGCGGCGCATGTATCTCCCGCTCGCGGCGGTCATCGTATTGCTCGTGATCGGGGCGGTGGCCCTCACGGACTGGATCCGTGACCGGAAGCAGTCCACGGTGACTCTGCCGGCGATCGCGCCTGCCTGTGGGGCTATCGCTGTGGTGGCGCTCGCCGCATGCACCTTCCGTCGCAGCGAGACCTGGCGCCAGCCGGAGGAACTGTGGCGCGGTGCCACCGTCGTCTTTCGCAACAATGCCCGTGCCTGGTACAACCTCGGCGTCGCGATCGCCGAGCGTAACGTCGCGCGCGCCGATGAAGCCGACGCCGACTACCGGCATGCCCTTGCGCTCGATTCGACGTATGCCGACGCAACCCTGCGCGTCGCCGCTAACGACTTCGTCCATCGCAGGTACGGTGACGCGGACAGCATCCTCGGGCACTATCCGCGTGGCTTCGGCAACGACACGCTCCTTGTGGCGCTCAGTGGGGCATTCCTCGCATCGGGCGACACCACCGCGGCCTTGATCTCCCTGCGCCGCGCGGCGTCGATGGAGCCGCGGGTGGAGACGCTTCTCGCGCTGGGCCAGCTCGACCTCATGGTCCGGCGGACCGACGATGCCATCATCGCGTTTCAACAAGCCGCCGCGGTCGATCCGTCGCGCGACGATCTGCTCGGATTGATCGGCGGACTGTTGTTGCAGGAACATCAGGCACTTCGGGCGGTTCCGGTGCTCGAGGAACTCACCCGCCGACAGCCCGGTGCCGGTTCGGCGCATGCATTGCTGTCACTCGCGTACGCCGATGCCGGACGGGTGGCCGATGCAATGCAGGAAGCGGAGAAGGGGGTGGCGCTGGGCGATCACGACGAACGAGTGTTGTTCTTCGCCGCGCGGGCGATGCTCGACGCGCATTCACTCGACTCCGCAAGCGCCTATCTGGGGCGCGCGATTGCGCTCAACGGGAACGATGCAGACGTGCTCGCGGCGGAGGGAGATCTTGCGCTGGCGCGGCACCAGAACGCGGCGGCGATCAACTGGTTCGAGCGGGCGTTGGCGATCGATCCATCCAA
- a CDS encoding CocE/NonD family hydrolase translates to MARARHAALAASLVLATGNCSRPGRSSALQFDRAELVIPMRDGTRLFAVTLTPRHASGPLPILLERTPFGAQQELPNSDLPPMYRELAADGYIFVVQDIRGRYRSGGTFVVNRPLADSGGVDESTDAYDTIDWLIHHLPDNNGKVGVLGSSYRGWLAAMAGIHPHPALKAISPQAPTGDTWLGDDFYHQGAFRETQGVAFAAYVDGNRNPSVPDNDQYDFYLHQQTLTAIAKASGVGALPFWQALAAHPTDDEYWQSRALQRIDTIASVPTLIVGGWWDPEDIFGPQALYQGMSKHDASGLVHIVLGPWWHNAWLGPRADSVGPMALDSNTATWFRAAVQRPWFAWYLHGIGDGHFAAATLFESGANRWRALEQWPPAEAKDRNIYLSANGVLRFDSAAATRSDDSGYLSYRSDPASPVPYLPHDRDGSGWQKWLMQDQQFLGARRDLATWTSAPLEHDVVIAGNVTAHLFASTSGTDADWVVKLIDLFPDSGNARGYRLMVNADIVRGRYWKGFDHAVAIPSNRIIPFDVDLHQQYYRFVTGHRMMVEVQSSWFPLYDRNPQQFIDNIFDARPSDFQSAEQRIWHTRAAPSHLTLQLLP, encoded by the coding sequence TTGGCGCGAGCCCGCCACGCCGCGCTCGCTGCATCCCTGGTTCTCGCGACCGGGAATTGTTCGCGACCAGGCCGCTCGTCGGCGCTGCAGTTCGATCGTGCTGAACTCGTCATCCCGATGCGCGACGGGACCCGGTTGTTCGCCGTGACGCTCACTCCGCGCCACGCAAGCGGACCGCTCCCGATCCTGCTGGAGCGCACCCCGTTCGGCGCGCAGCAGGAACTGCCGAACTCCGACCTCCCGCCGATGTACCGCGAACTCGCCGCCGACGGATACATCTTCGTCGTGCAGGACATTCGCGGCCGCTATCGGTCCGGCGGAACGTTCGTCGTCAATCGCCCGCTCGCCGATTCCGGCGGGGTCGATGAATCGACTGATGCGTACGACACGATCGACTGGCTGATCCATCATCTCCCCGACAACAACGGCAAGGTCGGCGTCCTTGGCAGCTCCTACCGTGGCTGGCTCGCGGCGATGGCCGGGATCCATCCGCACCCTGCCCTCAAGGCGATTTCGCCGCAGGCACCGACGGGCGACACCTGGCTCGGTGACGACTTCTACCACCAGGGAGCGTTTCGCGAGACGCAGGGTGTGGCGTTCGCCGCGTATGTCGACGGGAATCGGAATCCGTCTGTACCAGACAACGATCAGTACGATTTCTATCTCCATCAGCAGACCCTCACCGCGATCGCCAAGGCGTCCGGGGTCGGAGCACTCCCGTTCTGGCAGGCACTGGCGGCGCATCCGACCGACGACGAATACTGGCAATCGCGGGCGCTCCAGCGGATCGACACGATCGCGTCGGTGCCAACCCTGATCGTCGGTGGCTGGTGGGACCCGGAGGACATCTTCGGACCACAGGCGCTGTATCAGGGCATGTCGAAGCACGACGCCAGCGGCCTGGTGCACATCGTCCTCGGACCATGGTGGCACAATGCGTGGCTCGGCCCGCGGGCCGACTCGGTCGGACCGATGGCACTCGACAGCAACACCGCGACGTGGTTCAGGGCGGCCGTACAACGCCCGTGGTTTGCCTGGTATCTGCATGGCATCGGTGACGGGCATTTCGCCGCCGCGACCTTGTTCGAATCGGGAGCGAATCGCTGGCGCGCGCTTGAGCAATGGCCGCCGGCCGAGGCAAAGGACCGGAACATCTATCTGTCCGCCAACGGCGTGCTGCGCTTCGATTCCGCGGCCGCGACGCGGTCCGATGACAGCGGGTATCTCTCGTATCGTTCCGACCCCGCCTCACCGGTCCCGTACCTGCCACACGATCGGGATGGCAGCGGCTGGCAGAAGTGGCTGATGCAGGACCAGCAGTTTCTCGGCGCGCGCCGTGATCTCGCCACCTGGACATCGGCACCACTCGAGCACGACGTCGTCATCGCAGGGAACGTGACCGCACACCTCTTTGCATCGACGAGCGGCACCGACGCCGATTGGGTCGTCAAGCTGATCGATCTCTTTCCCGACAGCGGCAACGCACGCGGCTACCGACTCATGGTCAACGCCGACATCGTGCGGGGGCGCTACTGGAAGGGGTTCGATCACGCAGTGGCGATCCCGTCCAATCGCATCATCCCGTTCGACGTCGACCTGCACCAGCAGTACTACCGGTTCGTCACGGGCCACCGGATGATGGTCGAGGTGCAAAGCAGCTGGTTCCCGTTGTACGATCGCAATCCGCAGCAGTTCATCGACAACATCTTCGACGCGCGACCGAGCGACTTCCAGTCCGCCGAACAGCGGATCTGGCACACCCGGGCCGCGCCGTCGCACCTCACCCTGCAGCTGCTCCCGTAG
- a CDS encoding ATP-dependent DNA ligase: MLALETDYPPMEAAPVDELPVGKEWQYEPKWDGFRCLAFRDGGTVTLMSKSGKLLTRYFPEIVDMVARLSLRQLILDGELLIDHGGVLDFDLLLQRIHPAASRIRKLSTEYPATYVVFDLLARGSKSMVREPLSARRRELEKLSLRFPADDQITLSPATADPKVAKHWFAMAGQGIDGVIAKRLDLPYQSGERTGMRKVKQIRTADCVVGGFRYASNSALVGSLLLGLYDKKGKLDHVGFLSSFRRDDRPALTRKLKTLIKPPGFTGKAPGGPSRWSGKRSMKWEPLAPKLVVEVTYDHWSGGRFRHGTSLVRWRPDKAPKQCTFDQLAHATASAHDLFAG; this comes from the coding sequence ATGCTGGCACTCGAGACCGACTACCCGCCGATGGAAGCTGCTCCGGTCGACGAACTCCCTGTGGGGAAGGAATGGCAGTACGAACCGAAATGGGACGGATTCCGCTGCCTCGCCTTTCGTGATGGTGGAACGGTCACGCTGATGTCGAAGAGCGGCAAGCTGCTCACGCGCTACTTCCCCGAGATCGTCGATATGGTGGCCAGGTTGTCGCTGCGTCAGCTCATCCTCGACGGCGAGCTGCTGATCGACCACGGCGGCGTCCTCGACTTTGACCTGCTTCTGCAGCGCATCCATCCCGCAGCGTCCCGCATTCGCAAGCTCAGCACGGAGTATCCCGCGACCTACGTGGTATTCGACCTGCTCGCGCGCGGATCGAAATCGATGGTCCGGGAGCCGCTGTCGGCGCGCCGCCGCGAACTCGAGAAGCTGTCGCTGCGCTTTCCCGCCGACGATCAGATCACCTTGTCGCCGGCGACGGCCGATCCCAAGGTGGCGAAGCACTGGTTTGCCATGGCGGGGCAGGGGATCGACGGCGTCATCGCCAAGCGTCTCGACCTCCCGTATCAATCGGGCGAACGGACCGGGATGCGGAAGGTCAAGCAGATTCGGACGGCGGATTGCGTCGTCGGCGGGTTTCGCTATGCGTCGAACAGTGCGCTGGTCGGATCGCTGCTCCTTGGTCTGTACGACAAGAAGGGAAAGCTCGACCATGTCGGTTTCCTCTCGTCGTTCAGGCGCGACGACCGTCCGGCACTGACGCGCAAACTCAAGACGTTGATCAAGCCGCCGGGCTTTACCGGCAAGGCGCCCGGTGGCCCGAGCCGCTGGAGCGGCAAGCGCAGCATGAAATGGGAACCACTGGCGCCGAAGCTCGTCGTGGAGGTCACCTACGACCACTGGAGCGGTGGACGCTTCCGGCACGGGACGTCGCTGGTGCGCTGGCGCCCGGACAAGGCGCCGAAGCAGTGCACCTTCGATCAGCTGGCCCACGCCACCGCGTCCGCGCACGATCTCTTCGCGGGGTGA
- the ligD gene encoding non-homologous end-joining DNA ligase — MPRLFLLSPASTAGRRAALLFNPRATFDLATRLRAGAVPLGEVFSFLSGLYFRGKLTYARRFGAPDDLIRVITSDRGLVDPSQEITLDDLHAMSASSIDHTHEPYRVPLARDAALIAGASEIRHAILLGSVATDKYVGVLQTIFAERLLFPTTFAGRGDMSRGGLLLRCARVGAELDYAPVITSSRRKIRPPAKRARRSAHAVSAPAVAELMAIDGHEVELTNLDKLYWPTDRITKGELIEYYLRIAPVLLPHLRDRAMVMKRYPNGITGKCFFMKRAPSPRPEWIETCTISHASGNVIDFPIIQDRAALAWVVNLGCIDLNPWYARCDDVDRPDFIHFDLDPVPGASFARVTDAALILRDALAALGMRPLVKTTGSRGYHVYLPIVRGPTQKEVWAVAKRIAQELAVLHPKLLTAIYRVADRPRGHVLVDYNQNAWGRTLASIYSVRPRRGAPVSTPLKWHDVEAGVRIEDFTIHTVPDRVRRVGDLWKPLLSSRGRFDLAAFGPPARGAR; from the coding sequence GTGCCGCGACTCTTTCTCCTCTCGCCGGCGAGTACCGCCGGTCGCCGGGCAGCCCTCCTCTTCAATCCACGCGCGACCTTCGATCTGGCGACGCGCCTGCGCGCCGGTGCCGTCCCCCTCGGTGAGGTCTTCTCCTTTCTGAGCGGACTCTACTTCCGGGGAAAGCTCACCTACGCCAGGCGCTTTGGCGCACCGGACGACCTGATCCGGGTGATCACCAGCGATCGCGGCCTCGTCGATCCGTCGCAGGAGATTACCCTGGACGATCTGCATGCGATGAGCGCCTCCTCCATCGATCACACTCACGAACCGTATCGGGTGCCGCTGGCGAGGGACGCCGCACTCATTGCCGGCGCATCAGAAATCCGTCACGCCATCCTGCTTGGCTCCGTCGCGACCGACAAGTACGTCGGTGTGCTGCAAACCATCTTCGCCGAGCGGCTCCTCTTCCCGACGACATTCGCCGGGCGCGGCGACATGAGCCGCGGCGGTCTGTTGCTTCGCTGTGCAAGAGTCGGAGCTGAACTCGACTACGCTCCTGTGATCACCTCGTCGCGAAGGAAGATCCGGCCACCGGCGAAGCGGGCTCGCCGATCTGCTCACGCCGTCAGCGCGCCTGCTGTCGCGGAGTTGATGGCGATCGACGGTCACGAGGTCGAGCTCACCAACCTCGACAAGCTTTACTGGCCGACCGACCGGATCACCAAGGGCGAACTGATCGAGTACTACCTGCGCATCGCCCCGGTCCTGCTGCCGCACCTGCGCGACCGCGCCATGGTGATGAAGCGGTACCCGAACGGAATCACGGGGAAGTGCTTTTTCATGAAGCGTGCGCCGTCGCCGCGGCCGGAATGGATCGAGACCTGTACGATCTCCCATGCGTCGGGAAACGTGATCGACTTTCCGATCATCCAGGATCGCGCCGCATTGGCGTGGGTCGTCAACCTCGGCTGCATCGACCTCAATCCGTGGTACGCGCGCTGTGACGATGTCGATCGTCCCGACTTCATCCATTTCGATCTCGATCCGGTCCCCGGCGCGTCGTTCGCGAGGGTGACCGACGCCGCCCTCATCCTCCGCGACGCCCTCGCGGCACTCGGAATGCGGCCACTTGTCAAGACGACAGGATCGCGCGGATACCATGTCTATCTGCCGATCGTGCGCGGACCGACGCAGAAGGAGGTCTGGGCGGTCGCGAAACGGATCGCGCAGGAACTCGCCGTGCTGCATCCGAAACTTCTCACCGCGATTTACCGCGTCGCCGATCGCCCGCGCGGGCACGTGCTGGTGGACTACAATCAGAACGCCTGGGGACGGACCCTCGCGTCGATTTATTCGGTCCGCCCCAGGCGCGGCGCGCCGGTGTCGACACCACTGAAATGGCACGACGTGGAGGCCGGCGTCCGGATCGAGGACTTCACCATCCACACCGTTCCCGACCGGGTCCGCAGGGTGGGCGATCTCTGGAAACCGCTCCTGTCGTCGCGCGGTCGGTTCGATCTTGCCGCGTTCGGACCGCCGGCGCGCGGCGCCAGGTGA
- a CDS encoding aldo/keto reductase, translated as MHHRTLGSLDVSALGLGCMGMSHGYGKFPDRAEMIALTRNAVDRGITFFDTAEAYGPYTNEEIVGEALAPVRDQVVIATKFGFRFNDKGAQVGEDSHPAHIKEVAHAALKRLRTDHIDLFYQHRVDPSVPIEDVAGAVRDLITEGKVRHFGLSEAGVQTIRRAHAVQPVTALQNEYSLWWRTPEREVIPVLEELGIGLVPFSPLGRGFLTGAIDEKTSFESTDFRNHLPRFSAENRKANQTLIERIAAIGKRLHATPAQVALAWLLAQKPWIVPIPGTTKLSRLEENIGADSLTLSPDDLRQLDDLTRSVEVHGDRYPDYMEAKTGI; from the coding sequence ATGCACCACCGCACTCTCGGCTCGCTCGACGTCTCCGCCCTCGGCCTCGGCTGCATGGGGATGAGTCACGGTTACGGCAAGTTTCCTGATCGAGCGGAGATGATCGCCCTCACCCGGAACGCGGTCGATCGCGGCATCACTTTCTTCGATACCGCCGAGGCGTACGGCCCGTACACCAACGAAGAGATCGTTGGTGAGGCGCTCGCTCCGGTGCGCGATCAGGTAGTGATCGCGACGAAGTTCGGATTCCGGTTCAACGACAAGGGAGCGCAGGTCGGCGAGGATTCGCATCCGGCGCACATCAAGGAAGTGGCGCACGCGGCACTCAAGCGGCTCCGGACCGATCACATCGATCTCTTCTACCAGCATCGCGTGGATCCGTCGGTACCGATCGAGGATGTCGCCGGCGCAGTCCGTGACCTGATCACCGAGGGGAAGGTTCGCCACTTCGGGCTCTCCGAGGCTGGGGTGCAGACGATTCGCCGGGCACACGCCGTGCAACCGGTCACGGCGCTCCAGAACGAGTATTCGCTCTGGTGGAGAACTCCGGAGCGTGAGGTGATCCCGGTCCTCGAGGAGCTGGGGATCGGCCTGGTGCCGTTCTCGCCGCTGGGCCGCGGCTTTCTCACCGGAGCGATCGACGAGAAGACGTCGTTCGAGAGCACCGATTTCCGCAATCACCTGCCGCGGTTCAGCGCCGAGAATCGCAAGGCGAACCAGACGCTGATTGAGCGGATCGCGGCAATCGGAAAGCGGCTGCATGCTACGCCGGCGCAGGTCGCATTGGCATGGCTCCTGGCACAGAAGCCGTGGATCGTTCCGATCCCGGGGACGACCAAGTTGAGCCGTCTGGAGGAGAACATCGGTGCGGACTCACTCACGCTGTCGCCCGACGACTTGAGGCAGCTGGATGACCTCACGCGAAGCGTCGAAGTCCACGGCGACCGTTATCCCGACTATATGGAGGCAAAAACCGGAATCTGA